The following coding sequences lie in one Halorarum halophilum genomic window:
- a CDS encoding phosphoribosylanthranilate isomerase yields MTRVKICGVTNATDLQAVSEAGADAVGVIADVPVDTPREVNLATAADLTAAAPPFLTTTLVTMPVETEDAVDAARLVDPDVLQLHGDDLDATDIGYVRAEAGVKVVPVVDHDDPDRAHDLDEAADAILVDSTTEGGAGGTGETHDWEATAELARELVSPVVLAGGLTPENVAAAISTVEPFAVDVASGVEQRGGAKDHTAVARFVRNAGRSLGEAEEVHG; encoded by the coding sequence ATGACGCGGGTGAAGATCTGCGGCGTCACGAACGCGACGGACCTCCAGGCGGTCTCGGAGGCCGGCGCCGACGCCGTCGGCGTCATCGCGGACGTGCCGGTCGACACCCCGCGCGAGGTGAACCTCGCGACCGCCGCGGACCTCACGGCCGCGGCGCCGCCGTTCCTCACGACGACGCTCGTCACGATGCCCGTCGAGACCGAGGACGCCGTCGACGCCGCGCGGCTCGTCGACCCCGACGTGCTCCAGCTCCACGGCGACGACCTCGACGCGACCGACATTGGCTACGTCCGCGCCGAGGCCGGCGTGAAGGTCGTCCCCGTCGTGGACCACGACGACCCCGACCGCGCCCACGACCTCGACGAGGCGGCCGACGCCATCCTCGTCGACTCGACGACCGAGGGGGGCGCCGGCGGGACGGGGGAGACGCACGACTGGGAGGCGACCGCCGAACTGGCCCGCGAACTGGTCTCGCCGGTCGTCCTCGCCGGCGGGCTGACGCCCGAGAACGTCGCGGCCGCGATCTCGACGGTCGAGCCGTTCGCCGTCGACGTCGCCTCCGGCGTCGAGCAGCGCGGCGGCGCGAAGGACCACACCGCTGTCGCCCGGTTCGTCCGGAACGCGGGCCGGTCGCTTGGCGAGGCGGAGGAGGTCCACGGCTGA
- the trpD gene encoding anthranilate phosphoribosyltransferase: protein MQEYIERVTEGEDLTVAEAREASTVVFEEATEAQIGALLAALRAKGETEGEIAGFAQGMRDAARTIDPDGDPLVDTCGTGGDDYDTINVSTTSAIVAAGAGVTVAKHGNYSVSSSSGSADVLEVAGVKVDSEPPAVEAAIERDGIGFMLAPVFHPAMKAVIGPRKELGMRTLFNILGPLTNPAGAEAQVLGVYDPDLVPLLAEALTHMPTERALVVHGDGADEIALHGPSIVAEVDGDDVTEYTLTPEDVGLERAPVSDIAGGSPEENARDLEGIVTGEVTGPKRNVILVNAGAAIYVAGEAASVEEGVERAANAIDEGDAGDTLAAMRE, encoded by the coding sequence ATACAGGAGTACATCGAGCGCGTGACCGAGGGGGAGGACCTGACCGTCGCGGAGGCGCGGGAGGCCTCAACGGTCGTGTTCGAGGAGGCGACCGAGGCACAGATCGGCGCCCTGCTCGCCGCGCTGCGGGCCAAGGGCGAGACGGAGGGCGAGATCGCCGGCTTCGCGCAGGGGATGCGCGACGCAGCGCGGACGATCGACCCCGACGGCGACCCGCTCGTCGACACCTGCGGCACCGGCGGCGACGACTACGACACCATCAACGTCTCGACGACCTCGGCCATCGTCGCCGCGGGCGCGGGCGTGACGGTAGCCAAGCACGGTAACTACTCGGTCTCCTCCTCCTCCGGGAGCGCGGACGTGCTGGAGGTCGCGGGCGTGAAGGTCGACAGCGAGCCCCCCGCCGTCGAGGCGGCCATCGAGCGCGACGGCATCGGCTTCATGCTCGCGCCGGTGTTCCACCCGGCGATGAAGGCCGTCATCGGCCCGCGAAAGGAACTCGGGATGCGGACGCTGTTCAACATCCTCGGCCCGCTCACCAACCCCGCCGGCGCCGAGGCACAGGTGCTCGGGGTGTACGACCCGGACCTCGTCCCGCTGCTCGCGGAGGCGCTCACGCACATGCCGACCGAACGGGCGCTCGTCGTCCACGGCGACGGCGCCGACGAGATCGCGCTCCACGGGCCGAGCATCGTGGCCGAGGTCGACGGCGACGACGTGACCGAGTACACGCTCACGCCCGAGGACGTCGGGCTCGAACGCGCGCCGGTCTCGGACATCGCCGGCGGGTCGCCCGAGGAGAACGCCCGCGACCTCGAGGGCATCGTCACCGGCGAGGTGACGGGGCCGAAGCGGAACGTCATCCTCGTGAACGCCGGGGCGGCGATCTACGTCGCCGGCGAGGCGGCCAGCGTCGAGGAGGGGGTCGAGCGCGCCGCGAACGCCATCGACGAGGGGGACGCCGGGGACACCCTGGCGGCGATGCGCGAATGA